CGCCTCTAGCTGCCAAGGCATCCACCACGCACGCTTAAATGCTTGACCATATAACCTCAAACTCTCGTCTAAGATCACATGTTTTATAACGACCTTTATTTCGTACAAACTAACGCTTGTATAATTTGAGTTCACAACCAATGCAACACCACTGAAAAGTCCACACCAGAAAACCAGTGTCAACACAATGATCATCGCCTTGATCGTGTCTTCATTCACCTAATTGTTAAAGAACATAAACATACACAATTATCTTATCGAGATAATTGGTGGAGCCATGCGGGATCGAACCGCAGACCTCCTGGATGCAAACCAGGCGCTCTCCCAGCTGAGCTACACCCCCGCATTGATTCAATGGAGCACTATTCTAAATCAGAAAGATAAAATTATCAACACCAAGAAAAATGGTGGGCCTAGATAGACTCGAACTATCGACCTCACGCTTATCAGGCGTGCGCTCTAACCACCTGAGCTATAGGCCCTAATGACAAATGAAATTCAGTTAATTAAAAGCATCCTGCTAATTTAAATTCAGTCGAATACTATCGACCTTCCCGACCAATCGGGACGCTCTAACCCCCGATACGTCTGGGAGCTATAGGCCCTAATCAACCTAACTAAAATACAGCAATAAAGGCTTATTGTCAATTTGCCAAACTATCATGAATTGCATATTATTTAATATTATGAGAAGTTGATGATGTATCATCAGTAAGCACACAGATAAAATTAATAATATGGAAAATATATCTTTAATAGCCTCTATCATCAGCGCACTGACAGCATTAACCACGTCTCTGCGCGGACTTGGTAGATTCCGTGAAGAGTCTGCACTTGATATTGAAACACTCAAGTCCGACGCCCGTTTATCAGGCATCAAGGCTGAGCCTGTCCAGTCATCAAACAGGAATTTCTTTATTTATCGTTTAAGCACATTCATCTGGTTTATGCTCTCAATTCTATTTGCCATACCTACATTATTAAGATACCGCGAAGAAAGCTATAGCCTGGGAATCATGATATGGGCGTCATCCTTTATTTTATTGGCTGTGGTTCTACTTCTCATATGGAGAAAAATCAGATAACAGTTTAGATGTGTTGCTGAAAAAGATCTAATCCCCAACCGGCCATAACTTGACCTCAACAACTCCCAGCAGATCGTTAAGTGTCTCAGGACGCAAGGCAGAAACAGCCACAGCATTATATCTCTCACAAACAGACTCAACCATCTCTTTGTCTTTGACCAAATCCTCTTTGTTAAAGGCCATAAGCACCGGCTTTTCAGTTATCTCCAGATCAGACAAAATATTCTCAACAGATTTTATCTGCTGCTCAAACCTCGGATTGGATATATCAACAACATGAAGCAGAAGGTCGGCATCCTCAAGCTCTTCAAGCGTCGCCTTGAACGCAGTAAAAAGGTCTTTGGGCAGGTTGCGTATAAAACCGACCGTGTCCGTGATTATCACATCCCGCTCCTTTGGAAATCTCAGCCGCCTGCTTGCGGTATCAAGCGTTGCAAACATCTTGTTCTCCACAAAGGTCTTGCTCTTTGTAAGATTGTTGAGCAGCGTTGATTTCCCGGCATTTGTATAACCTATGATCGAGATTATGGGGATGCCCTGATTAACCCTTCGCGACTTTCTCTGCTGCCTGGCAAGGCTTAAAGAATCCAGCTGTTTCTCAAGGAGAGTGATCCTCTCCCTCACCCGCCTTCTGTCAACCTCAAGCTTCATCTCTCCCGGCCCTCTTCCGCCGATCCCGCCCATCAGCTTCGACATGGCGGTACCCTTGCCCGAAAGCCTTGGAAGCCTGTATTTGAGCTGTGCAAGCTCGACCTGCACCTTGCCGTCCCTGCTGTGCGCGCGCCTTGCAAAGATATCAAGTATCAGTTGAGAACGGTCAATGACCTTTAATTCGACGATCTCACTTATAGAGTTTGTCTGTGATGGGTTAAGGTCCTGATCAAAGACAAGAAGTGTGGCTCCTTTATTCAGAGCATTGATGACGAGTTCCTTTATCTTGCCTTCGCCCATAAGGTATCTAGGATTTATCTGCTTCGCCCTCTGAAGGACAGTATCGAGCACATTAATGTTGCTGGAGATTGCAAGTTCCTTCAGCTCTTCCATCGAATCTTCCTGCTCATATCTTGAGCCTGTTGAAACGCTGACAAGGATCGCCTTCTCCCTGCTGTCCTTAACATCGAAACCTGACCTCCCCGACTGTAGCTCTTCTTCTATAGACAAGACCATTTCATTGAGATCATCAAAGGCTGAATCAATGCGCTGAAACGGGACAGGTTCGGAAATCGTATATGCTGCTGAATCTGTAGGTGCAAGGTTTGCAAGATAGACCTTGTCAGGCTCGCCGTCATCCTTCATGCCTATGGCGACAAGCGCGTCAAGGCGCAGAAGAGAGAGGTCTGTAATATCATCCTTGCTGATAGCCTCGTTGTTGAGGTGGGTATGTATCAGCCTTAGTCCGCGCAGTACCTTTCTGCCGAGAGGATAGTCTGTGAGTTCGGGAATAACTAAACCCTTTGCATCACCCACGATGACATAATCGATATTACCCTTTCTGTCAGCGAGTATGCCTATCTGTCTGCCTGTGGATGCGGAGCATGCAGCCATGTATCTCGCAAGCTCGATATTGATGAGCATGCCTTTTGGAATGCGCCGCTTGTAGAGCCTCTCAATATCATTCAGATCGCTCTTCTTAAGCCCTGATGTGTAGCCGTAAACTGTGGAAATAAAAACCTCCTGAATTAATGCGCCTCAGCCCAGTTCTTGCCGATGCCGATATCAACCTTGAGCGGGACATGAAGTTTAATAACATTCTCCATCTCCTCCCTCACAAGCGCCTCTGCCTTCTGTGCCTCATCTTCAGGAACCTCGAACAAGAGTTCATCATGCACCTGAAGGAGCATCTTCATCCTGAGCTTCTCATTTATTATTCTGTTGTGTATATTGATCATTGCTATCTTGATTACGTCAGCGGCAGAACCCTGTATCGGAGTATTTATCGCAAGCCTCTCGCCAAGCTGTTTTATGTTTTTATTTGTGCTTTGCAGTTCAGGTATCGCCCTCTTTCTGTTGTACAGGGTCGTGACATATCCTTTATGTGTGACCTCTTCTATGAGTGCTGCAATATACTTGCTTACACCGGGATGCTGGGCAAAATATGTGTCTATATAATCCTTTGCTTCACCGGGAGATATTGTGAGCTCTTTGCTCAGCCCATAAGGGCTCATGCCGTAGACAATGCCGAAGTTCACGACCTTTGCCCTGCGCCTCATCTCAGATGTAACTTCTCCGGCAGGTATACCGAAGAGCCCTGATGCTGTCCTTGAATGGATGTCTCCGCCATTATTAAATACATCTATCAGCCCCTCATCACCGCTGAGATGCGCCAGTATCCTCAGCTCTATCTGAGAGTAATCTGATGAGAGAAGGAGATTCCCCTCTTCAGCTATAAACGCCTGCCTTATCCTCGTGCCCCACTCTCCCCTTGCAGGGATATTCTGAAGGTTCGGGTCAGAGCTGCTGAGCCGTCCGGTGGCTGTTATCGTCTGGTTGAATGATGTGTGTATCCGCCCGGTCTTCGGATTGACGATCTTCGGCAGCGCGTCAAGATAGGTATTCTTTATCTTTGAAAGCCCTCTGTATTCAAGTATCTCTTTCGGCAGTTCATGTTCAAGCGAAAGCTCTTCAAGCACATCAACATCGGTTGAATATCCGGTCTTGGTCTTCTTTATCTTTCTTAATCCGAGCTTCTCATACAGGACTTCCTGAAGCTGTTTCGGCGAGTTGATATTGAACTCCTCACCAGCAATAAAATATATACGCTTCTCAATACTCTCAAGCTCCCTGCCGAGCTTTTCAGAAAGAGATGTCATCAATGAACTGTCTATCTTTATGCCTGACATCTCCATATCCGCAAGCACCTCCACAAGAGGCATCTCCATATCATTGAAGAGCATGTAAAGCCCTTCCTTCTGAAGCATCGGCTCAAGATGCCTCTTAAGCTTCAGCGTGACTGCCGAATCCTCGCCGGAATATCTTGTCGCATCCTCAACGCTGACCTCGCTAAAGCCATTCAGCTTGCCTACAACATCCTTGAAGCTTATCTTCTCAATTGAGAGCTGGCTCATTGCGACATCATCAAGTCCGTGATTCGACCTGTTCGGATTCAGGAGATAAGAGGCGAGCATCGTGTCAAAAGCAACTCCCTTCAGATCGATCCCTTCATTCTTCAGCACTATCAGGTCATACTTGATGTTATGCCCTGTTTTTTTAATATCAGGGTCTTCGAGGATAACTCTAAGCTCTTTGATAACATACTCTTTAGAAAGCTGCTTTGGCGCGCCCAAATAATAATGCGCAAGCGGAATGTAGTACGCCTTTTCAGGATCAACAGAGAGTGATATTCCGACAAGCTCGGCTAATACAGGCGATTTTGAAGTTGTCTCTGTATCAATGGTAACTTCATGTTTTATAGAAGCGATGACCTCTTTAAAAAGTGCTTCATCAGTGATCGTTACATATTCAGCGTTAAACTTGGAAACTGTCTGCTCCTCTTTTGGAACAAGGTTTACTAATGACCTTAGTTCATACTTGCTGAATATCTCAAACAGCTTCGGCCAGTCAGGCTCTTTCTCCTCAAGCTCCTCCATCGACACTTCAGCAGGTGCATCAAGATTGACAGTCGCAAGAGAAAGGCTCAGCTCTATGTTAGGAATGTTTGCAGCGATAGATTCTCTGAGCTTCGGCTGTTTAATCTCGGCATGGTTCTTCACCACACCGTCAAGACTGCCGAACTCTTTTATCAGCTTTACCGCAGTCTTTTCTCCGATGCCGGGAACTCCGGGGATATTATCTGACGCGTCACCCATGAGAGCCATTATCTCAGGGATGCGCTTCGGTTCGACGCCGAAACGCTCGATCACATCCTTCTCACCGGTCACCTTCTCCTTCATGCTGTCGTATATCTTTATCTTCGGAGTAATGACCTGACATAAATCTTTGTCACCTGTAACGATGAAGACATCAACGCCCTCTTTCTCAGCCCTCTTTGCTATCACGGCAAGAAGGTCGTCAGCCTCAAAGCCCGGCTTCTCGATAGTATGTATATTGAATGCCGCGATTATATCCTTGATGATGGGAACCTGCAATTTAAGGTCATCAGGCATGGAAGGCCTGTGAGCCTTGTACTGCTCATACGCCTCATGCCTGTGGGTCGGGCCGGGAGAGTCAAATACGATGGTGAAGTAGTCAGGCTTCTTCTGCTCAAGTATCTTCAATATCATGGTTGTAAAACCGTAGATGGCGTTCGTTGGAAAACCCGATGATGAGGAGAGCCTTTTTATCGCGTAAAACGCGCGATATAAATATGAGTTGCCGTCTATAAGATATAAGGTTGGCATATGAGACAGAATATCAAATAATCACCTTATAAGCAATTACTCAGTGAACAAGTTTCTTTCCGCCATATTTTGCTTGTATATTGTTTTCTACACTACTTATAATTGAATAAATTGAAGCGATAAGGGATACTATTCCTATGATTGATATAGCAATACTCAAACCTAAGATTGAAGATATTTGCCGGAAACTCCCTGTAAAAAGACTGGGCCTTTTTGGTTCTGCCCTAACTCATGATTTTTCGCCAAATAGCGATATCGATGTCCTGGTAGTTTTTGATTCGGATGAGAATATAGATTTTTTCAGCAAGTATTTTGATCTGAAGGAGCAATTGGAAGAAATATTCAATCGGGAAATAGACCTTGTTGTGGATAAGCAATTCAGAAACCCTATTTTTAGGAAATCTGTTGAAAGAACAAGGACTGTGATTTATGAAAGATGAGACAAGAAAAAGCCTTGTGGATATTCTCCAGGCAACAGAAGAAATACAAGGTTTTGTTCATGGAATGGATTTCAGTGCATATCAAAAAAGCCCTGTCACACAAAGAGCAGTTGAAAGGGATTTTGAGATCATTGGGGAATCGCTCAACAGGATCAAGAAATTTGATGAGGAATTAATAGAAAAGATTTCAGAGCATCATCGTATCATCGGGTTTAGAAACATACTGATTCATGGTTACGACATTATTGACGAGATGATTGTTTGGAAGGCTGTTGTGAATCACCTGCCGATTTTAGTTAAAGAAATAAATAAAATATTAGGCGACTGACAAATCAATCCATAATTTCGCACAGTTTCTCAAAGGATGAAAAGTAATTACCCACTTTAAAAGAGAAAGTGTCAATCATCTTGACTATTAACCTCCTTAAAGGTATATTTTTTGTGTGAAAAAGAGCTATAAGCCCATATCATTAAAGCAGGTAAAGACCTGCAAACTCGGGGATCGCAAGAGCAAGGTGAAGCTCTACAGGTTTGGTTCTCCTTTTGAAAAAGGGAGCTTCAAAGACTTTCTCAAGAGCATGCCTGACCTGTTAGCCGGAACTGATTTCAGAATGGTCGTCAAGGCTGTTGTAAAGGCAAAAGAGGACGGCAGGCCTGTTGTCCTCGGCATGGGCGCGCACCCGATAAAGGTCGGGCTCTCTCCTGTCATAATCAACCTTATGAAGAAAGGCGTCATAAGCGCGGTTGCCATGAACGGCGCGTGCATTGTCCATGATTTTGAGGTGAGCATGATGGGCCACACATCTGAAGATGTCGATACCGAGCTTTGCAACGGCACCTTCGGCATGGCTGAAGAGACCGGCAAGGGGATAAACCTTGCGATAAATCAGGGCGTAAAAGAAGGGAAAGGGATCGGCAGGTCAGTCGGCGATCATATAGTCAGCAAAGATTTCCCTTATAATGAGTTCAGCATTCTCGCATCAGCCGCAAGACTCAATATTCCCGCAACTGTGCATGTCGCTATCGGAACAGACATCATTCATATGCATCCTTCAGCTGACGGAGCAGCGATAGGTGAAGGCAGCATGAGGGATTTTAAGCTCTTCTCATCAGTCATATCAGACCTCAAAGGCGGCGTATATATCAATCTCGGCTCTGCTGTCATCCTGCCTGAGGTCTTTCTGAAGGCGATCGCGCTCACAAGAAATCTCAAGCATGATGTCAAAGACTTCACTACAGTGAATATGGACTTCTTCCAGCATTACAGGACACGGGAGAATGTTGTGAGGAGGCCTGTGCTTTCAGGCGGAAGTTCATACGCATTGACCGGCCATCACGAGATAATGTTCCCTCTTCTTGCAGCCGCCATTATGGAGAAGCTGAGTTGAAGCCTGTAGTTGATGAAGACCTCTGCATCGGCTGCGGCAACTGCATGGAGATATGCCCCGCCGTCTTTCAGGTCATTGATTCAAAATCAAAAGTCATAGACCCTGACGCATGTGACTATGCCATGTGCTGTGAAGCAGCTGAAGAGAACTGTCCCGTTGAAGCCATTACCATAAAATAGAGGTTATGCCGCTTAACTTTAAAAAAGCCGTAGCAATATTTTCTTTCCTTTTTATTCTCTCCGGATGCGTCAAGGATGAGAAGCCGAAGAAGGTGAGCCTCTACAAAAAGTCTGAAGCGGTATCAAAAGAAGATAATGAGCTTACTGAAACCCTCTCGTTCGGTTTTAACCTCAGCCTTGACCCGAAAGAGCAGGTTCAGATCTACACACCTTTTCTCAAATACCTTGAGTGGAGAACAGGCAAACGTTTCCGTCTTAAATTCTCAAAAACGCATGAGGAAAATGTAAGAGAGCTTGGGCTCGGCGCTGTTGATTTCGCAGCGATCGACCTGATGAACTATGTCACAGGCAAAGAAAAATATGGGATCAGGTATCTTGTAAGCGGCCTGAACAAGGACGGTGAGGCAATATATCATACTGCCATAATTACAAGGCCTGAAGGCAAGATACAAATAATAGGACTTCCTGCGCCATATCCAGGCAGTATCATAGCATATAATAGTGCAGTAGACAGCAAAACAGTGGAGTTGGTAAAAGCTGCACTGCTTGAGTTTGAGCCGAACGGCAGACACAAACATATAATATTTGAGTGGGACAAGACAGAGATGCCCAATGGTTTTGGAACTGCTGATATATCCGACCTGGATAATATATCAACCTTGATAAAAAAATACGGATTAAATAAATAATGAAGCTCCGCAATAAGATCATACTGCTTACTACAACTGTTGTGATCGCAGTCGGGCTTATGATCACCCTCTCCATAAGAGGGACTATAATCAACGCCTTCAGGGGAGAACTCCAGAAAAAGGCCGTATCCATAGCCGGCAATCTCTCCGACAGGATCGCAAACCTTATCCCGCTGAAGGACCATTTTCAGATAACGCAGGCATTCGACCAGGTCCTAATTAAAGAAAATGATATAGAGTATATCCTGGTGACTGACGAGGACGGCAGACTCTTTGCGCATACATTTAAGAACACCCCGCCTTCTGACATCCTTGAATGGAATCCCATTGAAGACAAAAAGATGAACGTTCAACTGCTGGATACTGAGAACGGGTATATAAGAGATGTAGGCGTTAACGTAATCAAAGGCACAAGGTCGGAGCTGCATATAGGAATAAGAGAGGACAGCCTTAGAGATACGCTTGTCAGTACGAGGAATATTACCGTCCCTATCATAGGGCTCGTAATGCTTCTCGGAATAGTCGCATCTGTCTTTCTGAGCAGGCTGGTTACTGAGCCGCTGAACAAGTTCGTTGAATTCACAAAAGTGCTGGGCAGGGGTGAATTCGGCAGAAGGGTTGAGGTCAGGTCAGGCGATGAGATAGGCGAACTTGCTGAGAGTTTTAACAGGCTTTCGATGGAGTTGAAAAACGTCAGTGACAAGATGGAAGAGGCATATGCCTACACGCATCTTCTTCAGGCGGAAAAATTATCTTCAATCGGACAGATCTCCGCAGGGCTTGCGCATGAACTGAAAAACCCGATCACAGCCCTCAGGATGCTCTTCCAGGGATACAAAGACCGGCCTGACATGACAAGGGAAGATGCGGCAGTAATAACCAATGAGATAGACAAGATAGATAATATTCTCTCAGGCTTTCTCGGCTTTGTGAAACAGAAAGGCGCAAACCTTGCCAATGTGAATCTTAAGAGCCTTATTGACAGGGTGCTGTCTCTCGCCACGTTTGACATACAAAGCCATGACATAACAATACAGATGGACATGCTTGAGACGCTGCCGGCAGTATATGCCGACCGTTCGCTGCTGGAGCAGGTCTTTCTGAACCTTGTGCTTAATGCGATAGAGGCGATGCCCAAGGGCGGAGAGATAAGGATATCGGGCAAGACTGACGAGAACTTTGTAGAGGTGATGGTATGGGACAGGGGCAGCGGCATACCGCCTGACCTTAAGGCCAAAGTATTTGACCCCTTCTTCACCACAAAAGAGACGGGCACGGGCCTCGGGCTCTCGATTGCGTATAATATAATTAAAACGCACGGCGGCAGGCTCTACTTCAGCAGCAGTGAAAAGCTGGGAACCGTCTTCACCGTCAGGCTGCCGAAAGGAACAGCGCATGGATAAGATACTTGTTGTAGATGATGAACAGGGAGTCTGCTATTCTTTCAAAAAGATATTGGGCAGGCAGGGATATGATGTCATCACCGCCAATAACGGAATAGAGGCAATCGAAAAGTCAGGGGCTGAAAAACCGGCTCTCATAATAATGGATGTCTCCATGCCGAAGATGGACGGGCTTGAGACGCTCCAGAAACTTAAATCACTATACCCCGCGCTTACCATTATTATGATGACAGCCTACAGCACTTCCGACAGGGCTATCACAGCTATGAAGTACGGGGCATATGATTATCTCATCAAGCCTTTTGATAATACCGACATGATCTCACTGGTGGAAAGGGCTTTAGCTGAAAGGAAGATGTCCTCTCCCGTGACCTTCGAAGAGACAGACATGGAAGAAGGCGACAGGATAATCGGGAAGAGCCCTGCGATACTTGAGATATACAAGAAGATCGGGCAGGTTGCTGAAAGCGATGTTACCGTGCTTTTAAGGGGAGAGACCGGGACAGGCAAGGAGCTTATCGCAAGGGCTATCTATCATCACAGCAACAGGGTCAATAAACCGTTCCTGCCTGTGAACTGCGCAGCCATACCTGAAACACTTCTGGAAAGCGAGCTCTTCGGACATGAGAAAGGCGCGTTCTCCGGAGCTGACACGAGAAAGATAGGGAAGTTCGAGCAGTGCGACAACGGCACCATGTTCCTTGATGAGATAGGAGATATGCCTTTAACCCTTCAGGCAAAACTTCTGAGGGTGCTTCAGGACGGGACGTTTCAGCGCCTTGGCGGAAAAGAGGTCATTAAAACAGATGTAAGGATCATTGCCGCGACAAATAAAGACCTTGAGGAGATGCAGAAGAACGGCAAATTCAGGAATGACCTCTACTGGAGGCTGAATGTCGTCAGCATTCATATACCGGCGCTTAGAGAGAGAAAAGAAGACATCGAACATATCATTAATTATTTTATACAGAGATACAACAGGGAACTCGGCAAAGATATAAAAGGCATCTCCCCTGAGCTGCTGAAGAAATTCCAGGGCTACAACTGGCCCGGCAATATCAGGGAACTTCAGAACATCATCCAACGCGGCATGGTGCTGTGCCAGAAAGATGTATTGTCTGTTGAAGACTCTGAATCATTTCAGGAAACAAGGCCGGGTGCTGACAGTATAGAAAATATGCTTTCTTATGTTGCTGACCAATTACTCAATAAAGGTGACGCCAATATTTACAAAGATGCGGTCACTGCATTTGAGCGCATCCTGATCAAGAGAGCTCTTGAACTGAACAATAACAATCAGGTGATAACCGCAAAGTTCCTCGGCATTTCAAGAAATACGCTTCGCGAAAAGATGAGTTCGGATAAAGACAACAACCTGCGCAAAGAATGAACATCTTGCCAGTTTTTTGCACAGCCTATAACTGCATTATTTTTATTTCCCCTTAAAATTCAAAGAGATTATCCTGGCATTGATATTGCTCTATTAGCTTATGTCATCGGGATACATCGCAAGTTTTAAACATAACCAACAGGCTTATTTTAAGCCTCAAATAAAAACCTTTAGAAAAGGAGAAATCAGTATGAAGAGAAGCGGTTTCATAGTATTGACGGCAGTATTGCTGCTTGTATCATTCATCTCTTTTGCATCTGCAGAGAGCCTGCTTGATGAAGTTAAGAAAAGAGGTGTTGTACGTATCGGACACGGCAATGCAACCCCGCCCATGAACTATCTTAATGACAAAGGCGAGTGGACAGGCTTTGATGTAGACCTCGGCACCGCGATCGCTGAGAAATTAGGTGTAAAGATCGAAAGGGTGCTTGTTGATAACAAGACCAGGATAGCCTTTTTGGCAAACAGGTCAATTGACATCTCTCTTGCAAATATCAGCGCCACCAGAAGCCGTGAGGAGCAGATGGATTATGCAGAGCCTCCTTATTTCTGGACAGGCAAGATCTTTTATGCGAAAAAAGGAAAGATCAAATCAATAAAAGACCTCGGAGGAATGAAGATAGGTGTTGACCAAGGGTCAAACGCATTCACCGCAGCTCCTCAGGAGATCGCAAAAGTAACAGATAAAAAGCCTGAGATGCTCTCTTTCCAGAACAGCGCGGAAGGTTTTCTGGCATTAAAGCAGGGCAAGATCGACGCATACTCTCAGGATGCCCAGATCATGGCATCGGTTGCAGGCAGCCTCGGAGAAGAGTATGAAGCAGTAGGCGGCGCGATCTGGAGCGCAGGGCTTTACGGGATCGGTGTCCCTGAGAACGAGAGCGACTTTAGAGACAAGATAAGTTTCATCCTTCAGGACATGATGAAAGACGGCACATATGAGAAGATATATCAGAAGTGGTTTGGTTCAAAGGGAATAGCACCGCTTTCGATAAATGCAAGGCCCCGTTTACCGAAAGATACTTTTGGCGATATGCTGTATACATGGCCTGATTAATATCAGACCATAAAGTTAAAAATAACAAACAGAGAGGCATGGAGAATCTTCCGTGCCTCTCTGTTTGCATTTAATGCAGGCGACGGAGTAATATTTATAAACCATGAAGTTTTTCAATTTAAGATATGACTTCGACTGGAGCATCCCCTTCAGGGAACCTTATCTCAGCTGGCTCATTACCGGCGTCAAGCTGACACTTCTTATAGCAGTTGTCACAGCGATAATGTCTCTGCTCATCGGAACAGCGCTTGCCATAATGAGGGTTTCAAGATTCAAGATCCTTAATATTCCGGCTAAGATCTATGTTGAGACCGTAAGAAATATTCCCGGCCTCTTCTGGCTGCTCTTCTTTTATTTTATATTTCCCCAGATGCTCCCGTCCCGGCTGACAGACATGCTGAATCAATATTCTTACTATTCGGTAGTAGCGGGCATCCTCGGCCTTACTGTTGATAATTCCGCTTATGTATCCGATATCGTCAGGTCCGGGCTTTTGTCTGTGCCGAGAGGGCACATTGAGGTTGCTGTCTCAACAGGGCTGAACAGGCTCCAGCAGCTGCGGTATATAATTCTGCCTGAGGCGTTCAGGACCATCCTTCCGCCGCTCGGCACAAGGATGATACATAATTTCAAGAACAGTTCTCTCTGCATGGCGATAGCAGCTCCTGAACTAACATGGGCAACTCAGCAGATCGAATCAATAACATTCAGAGGGCTTGAGGTAACTTTTATGGCAACGGTTTTTTATGTAAGCCTCTCCCTTGCTATGGCGATGATCATTATCAGGCTTGAGAAGAGATATAAAATAACATGACCGGAATTTCCTGGATGAAAACATAAATGGAATTTTTCTTTGAGCAGCTCGCAAACTGGAAGTTCTATCTTATCGGCGGTTTTCCTGCAACTCCGTTAACCGGCCTCACTCTGAATATCGTACTTGCTTTACTTTCTATAGTTATAGGGCTCTCTTTTGCAGTGATCCTCGGCCTGGGGAGGATCTCCGTCAGAAGGTACATTCGCTATCCATGCGGTGCCTGCGTAGATATTGTAAGGTCAACCCCCCTGCTATTGATCGTCTTCTGGTTTTATTTCTTCCTCCCGGTATTAGGGGTAAAGATCTCGATCTTAGGGTGCGCTATTATCTCTCTTTCAGTCTATGCCGCTGCCTATCAGGCAGAGATAGTAAGGGCCGGCATACTGGCAGTGCCTGCGGGACAGATGGAAGCGGGATTATCTACCGGCATGTCCAAGTCTCAGGTGTTTATAAACATTATCTTCCCTCAGGCTTTCAGGATGATGCTTCCTTCTTTTGTAAGCTTCTTTAACTCGATGTTCAAAAACACCTCTACGGTTTATATTATCGGGGTCGTGGATCTCACGCGCACAGGGATAATTATAAGCCAGCTTAAACCCAACAGGATCTATGCGGCATATGCATTAATGGCATTAGGTTTCTGGATAGTATGTTATGCCCTTTCTTTCTCAGCTCAAAAACTTGAGAAGAAACTCGGTACTCTTGATTACGAATCCTACAAACCGGAGATATGCAGAGATGACCTGATCTTGCTGCCGCTGCCAAAAGCTGTAAAGAGATTTTTAATAACACAGAAGTAACCCCACCCCCTTAAATTCCCACCTTGCCAAGGGGGAGATAGAGGGGTAGAATTTTCTCCTAACTGATTGACCAATAAGTGAACAGTTTGTTCAAATATTGAGCCCCAATGTTGTTCTGCTATTTATTACCCGTTGTATTTTAAAGAATTATTTATGGCATTGAACTTGCATATTAATGCAAGTATATCAATTTCTAATTTAAACAATGAATGACTTCGACAACATACTGTATAAAAACGGGCAATACCCTTTGACCGCTGACAGCGTATCAACACTTCAGGTCAATATGGGGTACAAGTGCAACCTCCGATGCACCCACTGCCACATTGAGGCATCGCCTGATAGAAAAGAGATGATGTCCTTAAAGACGATGACCGT
This region of Thermodesulfovibrionia bacterium genomic DNA includes:
- the hflX gene encoding GTPase HflX; translated protein: MLINIELARYMAACSASTGRQIGILADRKGNIDYVIVGDAKGLVIPELTDYPLGRKVLRGLRLIHTHLNNEAISKDDITDLSLLRLDALVAIGMKDDGEPDKVYLANLAPTDSAAYTISEPVPFQRIDSAFDDLNEMVLSIEEELQSGRSGFDVKDSREKAILVSVSTGSRYEQEDSMEELKELAISSNINVLDTVLQRAKQINPRYLMGEGKIKELVINALNKGATLLVFDQDLNPSQTNSISEIVELKVIDRSQLILDIFARRAHSRDGKVQVELAQLKYRLPRLSGKGTAMSKLMGGIGGRGPGEMKLEVDRRRVRERITLLEKQLDSLSLARQQRKSRRVNQGIPIISIIGYTNAGKSTLLNNLTKSKTFVENKMFATLDTASRRLRFPKERDVIITDTVGFIRNLPKDLFTAFKATLEELEDADLLLHVVDISNPRFEQQIKSVENILSDLEITEKPVLMAFNKEDLVKDKEMVESVCERYNAVAVSALRPETLNDLLGVVEVKLWPVGD
- the polA gene encoding DNA polymerase I, which produces MPTLYLIDGNSYLYRAFYAIKRLSSSSGFPTNAIYGFTTMILKILEQKKPDYFTIVFDSPGPTHRHEAYEQYKAHRPSMPDDLKLQVPIIKDIIAAFNIHTIEKPGFEADDLLAVIAKRAEKEGVDVFIVTGDKDLCQVITPKIKIYDSMKEKVTGEKDVIERFGVEPKRIPEIMALMGDASDNIPGVPGIGEKTAVKLIKEFGSLDGVVKNHAEIKQPKLRESIAANIPNIELSLSLATVNLDAPAEVSMEELEEKEPDWPKLFEIFSKYELRSLVNLVPKEEQTVSKFNAEYVTITDEALFKEVIASIKHEVTIDTETTSKSPVLAELVGISLSVDPEKAYYIPLAHYYLGAPKQLSKEYVIKELRVILEDPDIKKTGHNIKYDLIVLKNEGIDLKGVAFDTMLASYLLNPNRSNHGLDDVAMSQLSIEKISFKDVVGKLNGFSEVSVEDATRYSGEDSAVTLKLKRHLEPMLQKEGLYMLFNDMEMPLVEVLADMEMSGIKIDSSLMTSLSEKLGRELESIEKRIYFIAGEEFNINSPKQLQEVLYEKLGLRKIKKTKTGYSTDVDVLEELSLEHELPKEILEYRGLSKIKNTYLDALPKIVNPKTGRIHTSFNQTITATGRLSSSDPNLQNIPARGEWGTRIRQAFIAEEGNLLLSSDYSQIELRILAHLSGDEGLIDVFNNGGDIHSRTASGLFGIPAGEVTSEMRRRAKVVNFGIVYGMSPYGLSKELTISPGEAKDYIDTYFAQHPGVSKYIAALIEEVTHKGYVTTLYNRKRAIPELQSTNKNIKQLGERLAINTPIQGSAADVIKIAMINIHNRIINEKLRMKMLLQVHDELLFEVPEDEAQKAEALVREEMENVIKLHVPLKVDIGIGKNWAEAH
- a CDS encoding nucleotidyltransferase domain-containing protein, whose amino-acid sequence is MIDIAILKPKIEDICRKLPVKRLGLFGSALTHDFSPNSDIDVLVVFDSDENIDFFSKYFDLKEQLEEIFNREIDLVVDKQFRNPIFRKSVERTRTVIYER
- a CDS encoding DUF86 domain-containing protein is translated as MKDETRKSLVDILQATEEIQGFVHGMDFSAYQKSPVTQRAVERDFEIIGESLNRIKKFDEELIEKISEHHRIIGFRNILIHGYDIIDEMIVWKAVVNHLPILVKEINKILGD
- a CDS encoding ferredoxin codes for the protein MKPVVDEDLCIGCGNCMEICPAVFQVIDSKSKVIDPDACDYAMCCEAAEENCPVEAITIK
- a CDS encoding PhnD/SsuA/transferrin family substrate-binding protein, with product MPLNFKKAVAIFSFLFILSGCVKDEKPKKVSLYKKSEAVSKEDNELTETLSFGFNLSLDPKEQVQIYTPFLKYLEWRTGKRFRLKFSKTHEENVRELGLGAVDFAAIDLMNYVTGKEKYGIRYLVSGLNKDGEAIYHTAIITRPEGKIQIIGLPAPYPGSIIAYNSAVDSKTVELVKAALLEFEPNGRHKHIIFEWDKTEMPNGFGTADISDLDNISTLIKKYGLNK